A stretch of DNA from Cryptomeria japonica chromosome 4, Sugi_1.0, whole genome shotgun sequence:
CTTATCTATTAAGAATAAGTTGTTGATTTCTCAGATCCAATTCCTTCTTAGAGTCCTCCTTCGCATCCTTTTGTTCTTCCATTTTAGTTTGGATGGCATGTAGTTCATTAATTATGTTCTTCTTTTGCTTAAAGATATTACCAAAGGAATACCTATTCCAAACCTTGATTCTTTCTTTGAGGATCTTAAGTTTTTAGGTAATTTTAAATATCGACATGCCCACAATAGGAGTGTTCCTACCAAGGTTTAAATATTGTATTACTAttccttctaccaaggttaaaatTCCATTGGAGTGTTATTTTTGAATTTTACAATCTTCAAAAAACGATATTGATTCTTTAAGTatagattatcaaaatttgaatAAGTGCCTAACTTCTTGTTTCTATCTGATTGTTCAAGAGTATTGGTAAAAAATAGAGATGTTTCAAACAAGTCATCTTGTTAATTGAAATTTAATTTTCTAGTCACATCATTTAGTTTTAACAAACATAAatcttaaatttttattattatactAGTCAATTATATGATCTCATAAGAATACATAAGAAAGCCCCAAGAAAACCTTTTTTAATAAAATCTCAAATCCATGTTTTTACCTTGATGGTTTCATTCACATTCAAATCTTGATCTGTTGTAATAGATGACCTATTCTTAATAAGTGACCTATTCTTAATAGGTGACCTATTCTTATTAGGTGAGACTTATTGtataaaatcaatatttttttgtataataaattaaaaaaataatcacATGAAAAGCTTATCATTGGTAAAAATGAACAAAACACgtcaaataagaaaaaaataaatatttagataACTGTCCTTTGACTGTTGTTAGAATATTATAGTTAAAATGATATATACCTACCATTTAACTAACTTTTCTTATTAACACATTTTTATATGATTATACTACTTTTTTTTCAAACTCTTCAAataagatttatttttttaattaaaaaataactaaTATTAATTGAAAGAGAGAGAATGGACCAAGAAACTTGAACGTAAGCCTTCAATTTAAAAGACAATTTATTCTCTCACGTACTATCAAACTACCTATCTAATCGCTAATCGACAATTAGAGGTCCCACCCGAATTAGGTTTTTGAAAAGATGGCGAATATTTCCTCTACCCACCATTAGATGCATAATTGCTAGTTTTTGACGTTGACTAATTCCTCGGTGAGGTTTCCGAGCCATTATCCTTGCAGGCTTACGCTGTTTCAGCTCCTCTGTTAATCTTCAAGAAAAACATACTTTTCATAGTGTTTATTGCACATCTATTCCTTTGTGATAACTCAGTAAACATGAAGACCCACAATGCAGAAATGGGTAGGAACGGTGCACTAGCATATATGCTCTTCGCTCTTACTGTAATAACTGTATTTCACAACTGTGACAAGTGCACAGCTGCTGTTGGGGGAGATACTCTTTCCTTGGGTACCTCGTTAACAGGAAATCAGACAATAATTTCCAAGAATGGAACGTTTGAAATAGGATTCTTCCGCCCAGATGGAACCGATAACTGGTACATTGGTATCTGGTATGGCAAAGTGGCAGAGAAGACGATTGTTTGGGTTGCTAACAGAGATAGACCCGCAAAGAAGAGGCCTGGCGTTTTTATGCTGTCAAAACAAGGTAGTCTGGGACTGTTTGACTCAGAGAATGTGTCTCTTTCGTCCGCCAACATCTCCAATAAGGCTTCCCGGGCTGTGATACTAGATTCTGGTAACTTTTTGATGGTGAGCGATGGTAATAACTCTGAGACTGTTTGGCAGAGTTTCGACTATCCCGTCGATACGTGGTTGCCTGGGATGAGGGTCGGCGGAAAGAGAGAGTTAGTCTGTTGGAAGAATTCATTGGATCCAGCTACGGGGATTTTTTCTAAAAGGATGGATCCATCAGGGATCAGCCAGTTTGTGCTAATATGGAACAATTCTGTAAAGTATTGGGAGAGCGGTGTTTGGGATGGTGAAAGTTTTAGTCAAATTCCGGAAATGACATTGAATGACTTGTTCAATTACAGGGCTGAAAATACTACCTCTGGTTTTTATATCAGTTATGAATTGAGGCCTCCTGTCAATGTGCTCACACGTTTCGTCCTACAGAGATCCGGAGTATTGCAATTATATGCTTTGTTTGATAACACTAATTGGAGTGTGGTCTGGTCTCAACCAACAGATGAATGCAGCGTATATGGTATCTGTGGCGCTTATGGAAACTGCAACTCCAACAATGTAGATTTCTGCGGCTGCGTAGAAGGCTTTATACCCAGAGACAATCGGTCCTGGAATTTGCAGGATTGGTCCTCAAGTGGCTGTGTTCGAAAGAGCCCGTTAAACTGCGATCCCAAAAATGGCAGCTCTGACAGATTCATGGGCTACAGCGTAACTTTGCCTGTTAATCAGGCTTTCACATACCCTGCAAGGTCAAATGAAGATTGCCAGAAGGCGTGCCTCCAGAACTGCTCCTGCAATGCTTTTTCTTTCATTGGGCCTTCAGGGACATGCCAAACATGGTCCGGGAATCTGATAAATATGCACACTTCTCCACTGGAAAGCAATTCAGATGTCTTCTTTCGACTAGCTGCATCTCCAATTTCGAAGTTCGATCATAAACTGTCCTCCTCCAGACGGAAAACAGCTATAAGTATTATGGGCACAGTGCTTGCCATTGTAGGGACTCTCACAattgttttttgtttcttttcattttcAATGTGGCGGAGCCAGCGGCTACTGTTGATGCAGATGCGTGCAGATTCTTCGAACTCGTTTCTTAGTTTGTTTAGTTACAAGGAGTTGAAGATTGCAACTAGGAATTTCGGGTCTCGGTTGGGGAGTGGTGGTTTTGGGTCGGTGTTCAAAGGAACCCTAACAGACGGCACGCTTGTAGCTGTAAAGAAACTAGAGGAATCAAGAGGAGACGAGAAGCAATTCAGAGCAGAAATCAGTTCTCTTGGAAACATACAACATTTGAATTTGGTAAGGCTTAGAGGATTTTGTGCAGAGGGATCACAAAGGCTACTGGTTTACGATTACATGCCCAATGGTTCTCTGAACTCTTTACTTTTCAGTAGCAACAACCAAAGCAAGCTGAAGTTACTCAACTGGAAGACCCGATTTCAGATAGCCCTAGGCACTGCAAGAGGTTTGTTTTATCTACACGAAGAGTGCAGAGAGTGCATTATTCACAATGATGTTAAGCCTGAAAATATTCTCCTCGACAGCGAATTTTCCCCAAAGCTGGCAGATTTTGGGATGGCAAAGCTTGTGGGAAGAGATTTCAGCCGTGTCCTGACCACAATGAGAGGAACGAGAGGTTACTTGGCTCCAGAGTGGCTCTCGGGTCTTCCCATCACTCCCAAGGTCGATGTACACAGCTATGGTAAGACTCTGTTTGAAATCATTTCGGGACGAAGAAATCTGGACATGAGCGTTCAAGATTCAAAAAAGCATTACTTTCCCACCTGGGCCGCAGCTCAAATTTACCAGGGTAACACAATTGATATCGTGGAGGAGGGCGTTGTACTTGCAGAGAAGGCGGATATAGAAGAGGCGAGAAGAGCTATTGTTGTTGCTTTGTTATGCATTGAAGAGGATGAGAATGTGAGGCCAAGTATGCGGCAAGTGCTGCAGATGCTGGAAGGGAAGATGGAGCTTCCAACTCCGCACATACCGATCGATAGCGATGGTGATGTTGTTGCTTGCAATAATCCAAGTGAGGATGAATTATGGAGTGAAAGTATGACCGAGGCTACAACTTTTTCTGTGTGAGAATCTCTTCTTTCGACATGAGTGGAATCTTCCCGAGTCTTTTGTAATTTTCAAAATCTAATTATTATGCTAGTGAGATTTACATGTGATACTTTTTTTCAGTCCCGCCATGACATTTTTCATTTTCGTAACTGCCGTTTTTCTCCCACCGCTTTCCATACATGTGTTATGTTTCCGTTTTCGGAAATGGCCggatattttctatttgtttctccgcTAATGTATTGAAATGTTTTTTACTGATTTTTGTTCAAGTTGTGTAGCATGAGTTTTGTCTATAATCAAGTATACATCCAAATCTGTAAATAAACTTGGAATATTTTAGTCCttaagaacttcaagaaaatcagTTGATCACACAGCATATTAATTGGAATTTTGTCTCTGTTCAATGTCAGAAACGGTGGTCATATTTAATCGAAGGAAGCCatctttattcttttatttattactAATTAAATTGTTTTTGTTCCAAGAGTATCAAAACAAAATATTGTCATGCGGTAGGTGGTTTTAGTGGCCTTCCCATGTCAGGAGTTGGAGAGCTGACGagtttaaaataaaaattgaataatttaaattaaaataaattttatttatttctaataaacaaaatcatacatttttaagtACACATGTttgtaaaattttttaaaaaattatatttaaaataaacataATCAATCTATATGGAAATTTCATGAtgaattatttaaccatcagtgtCTAAACattgtttaaaatatattttttttgcattatttactttatttttaattttaataattaaagttatttttaatatttatataattttttttaaattttcacatTATGTGTATATGCACATTTATAAAACACATACAACACACATGTTTGACCTTCTCACTTGCACTTTTGATATGCATACATTTCTTTGTATGTGTTTTTATATTTCCTTTCTATGCTTCTTTATTATAGACATATTTTTGTACACACACATTCAATCTATACATATTCACATAttaatattgtttcttctatgtttGTATTGATATATGCTTATTTGGATTGCTTCTTCTTATTTATTTGAATATTCATTCTTACTTATAGGTGTGTACATTTCTATCTATAGGTCATAATTATGCTCAATATGATTATAGAGCaaaatctatatttattttttattgatgtaTCTACATAAATATATACTTCTATACACATATTTATAAGTTATACATTATATTTATCTATTTTCTCACTTATATCTCCTTTCACTTATATTCATTTTATTGAATAATTATTCCAGTCTTTTTAATCTCATATTTAttgacttttatatatatatatatatatatatatatatatatatatatatatatatatatatatatatatatatatatatatatatatccctttgTCCTATCtttatatctctttctctctccataTTCCCCTCTCGTTATCTATCTCAATCTCCATCTCCATCTACATATCTCTACTTTTTTCTCTAATCTTTTGTAGGAACTTGACACATTGCATCTCTTGTTACAAATCATTGATGTAAAATTAGGATTTAGCATAACCTAATCAGAATTTTAAATGATGGAGATATCTTATGTTCATATTTTAGATTAAAAAGAGTCAGTTTGGTCCTTAAAATAAGATGAGGGATGCTATATAGGAAACAATAGGAGAAACAAGTTATTttctactaaaaaatcaaaaataattATTGGAAGAATATCATAACTACTAAGATCTCAAATGTCAGTTAGGTTATCTTTAGAAAGATTAGGTTTGAtgattcatagaaaatgaaatgaaaaactaTTATTTTGCAATGAAATATGGGGTATTTTAACATCTAAAGGGTTGTTGGCCTTAAACTAAAAAATGTCTTAATCTATTCATTATAAAGAATAACCCTATGTGTTGGCATTCCatttacaatgagagattgttggcatttcaataaggatattgagaaggttgttgatgattatggatataactgattaaggatgtttactatcttaataacattattttgtcattgatgtcaagaaattgattttctaattcagtatgatgttgccatatcttaagaagtataatttgatgagtataaagatgttggtaaaagacacagaaagaatgtgatgaataagaggagaaataagttattcaatgggcaactattaccgagttagacaatgatgagatcatgatgtttagattgttttgatatcctacatatgttgttgattataaggttaatactatactatgtcaccgagcaaagaacctagtcggtaaaccctaaggaacctaatcggtaaaccctaaggttattgctatcggttaatgaaggcagaatgtctaccgagtgaagtttagtatttaccgagttgcaactgagctataacagaatgcattggatgaataaaagcgttatttaatgaaggaagttgatgagctaaagttgattaaatgattggtatgtcgtgcatgaagtttgttaaaggatctatggctatggaagatcagcaggaagatctacaactcagatttaactgcaataccctagcacaagttccaagaaatatatgcaagttcctaggtgaggtaaaacatttttcagatcgaaggatacattgaacctggtcaagtttgaagatctaatggctaggattgatcatgggaaatgtgatcaaggagattcaacggttagaaaattgtttataaataaggaattgttgataaacaatgcatgcgggcaagtataagcacaaggatgctacatagtgattactgagcacagaagcttgaagacctgtttgattaatagactatagagcccagcagagggacaagataagtcctatgactaggaagtattgagcaaataagaatctgctttagcattttagatgtgaagttgcagatatattcttattacttttattttgtaaagtgacagaaaatctcttaaccgagtggacttaacagtcttatttgtaaaaccctctagcaaggtaacattctagttgagtgtttgaaatcctttgacaagatcacttctaacaaagtgaagatcctaacaaatctgagggaaatcccttaactgggtcacatctagcaatgtgttttgtaatatttaacaagatttgcttttaaccgagcatagtctagaagagtatatttcttagtgggtccgaaatcccacagtggtttttccctatttgggtttccacattaaatctggtgttgaatgtgttgtgatgttatttgtttatgagttagcatgttttacagttttggttacatatatctgttaaagctaccgaggttgaatctgttgattttatggaagtttaagtttatatgattcactccccccccccctctcatcttgttagcttggcatctatactttacttttagtatcagaacttaacaattggtatcagagc
This window harbors:
- the LOC131041456 gene encoding G-type lectin S-receptor-like serine/threonine-protein kinase At2g19130: MKTHNAEMGRNGALAYMLFALTVITVFHNCDKCTAAVGGDTLSLGTSLTGNQTIISKNGTFEIGFFRPDGTDNWYIGIWYGKVAEKTIVWVANRDRPAKKRPGVFMLSKQGSLGLFDSENVSLSSANISNKASRAVILDSGNFLMVSDGNNSETVWQSFDYPVDTWLPGMRVGGKRELVCWKNSLDPATGIFSKRMDPSGISQFVLIWNNSVKYWESGVWDGESFSQIPEMTLNDLFNYRAENTTSGFYISYELRPPVNVLTRFVLQRSGVLQLYALFDNTNWSVVWSQPTDECSVYGICGAYGNCNSNNVDFCGCVEGFIPRDNRSWNLQDWSSSGCVRKSPLNCDPKNGSSDRFMGYSVTLPVNQAFTYPARSNEDCQKACLQNCSCNAFSFIGPSGTCQTWSGNLINMHTSPLESNSDVFFRLAASPISKFDHKLSSSRRKTAISIMGTVLAIVGTLTIVFCFFSFSMWRSQRLLLMQMRADSSNSFLSLFSYKELKIATRNFGSRLGSGGFGSVFKGTLTDGTLVAVKKLEESRGDEKQFRAEISSLGNIQHLNLVRLRGFCAEGSQRLLVYDYMPNGSLNSLLFSSNNQSKLKLLNWKTRFQIALGTARGLFYLHEECRECIIHNDVKPENILLDSEFSPKLADFGMAKLVGRDFSRVLTTMRGTRGYLAPEWLSGLPITPKVDVHSYGKTLFEIISGRRNLDMSVQDSKKHYFPTWAAAQIYQGNTIDIVEEGVVLAEKADIEEARRAIVVALLCIEEDENVRPSMRQVLQMLEGKMELPTPHIPIDSDGDVVACNNPSEDELWSESMTEATTFSV